The sequence ACCCAGTTCGGCGGCAAGCCGACTCCGGGTGTGGGCTTCGCCATGGGCGTCGAGCGCCTGGTGCTGCTGCTGGAAACCCTGGGCCTGGTGCCGGCAGAACTGGCCCGTCCGGCCGACCTCTATGTATGCGCCTTCGGCGAGCCGGCCGAGCTGGCCGCGCTGACCCTAGCAGAGCGCCTGCGCGATGCCCTGCCGGGCGTGCGCCTGCTGGTCAACGCCGGCGCCGGCAGCTTCAAGAGCCAGTTCAAGAAAGCCGACAAGAGCGGCGCGCAGTTCGCCCTGATCATGGGTGACGACGAGCTGGCTGCCCGCGTGGTAGGTTTCAAGCCCCTGCGCGGCGAGGGCGAGCAACAGAACATTGCCTGGGATGCTCTGCCCGAGCACCTGGCAGCCTGCCTCAAACAGGCCTGAGAAAAGACCGTATAGGAGTATTGGGGTGACCACGCGTACCGAAGAAGAACAACTGGCGGACATCAAGGACTGGTGGCAGCGCAATGGCTCGCCCCTGCTCACCGGTGCCGCGCTGGCGCTGGTGGTGGTGTTCGGCTGGAAGGCCTGGACCAAGTACCAGGCCAATCAGGCGCAGGGCGCGTCCATCCTCTACCAGGAACTGGTGGAGAGTTCGCTGACCCCGTCCGGCAAGCCCGATACCGCGCGTGTCGCCGAACTGGCTGGCAAGCTGACCAGCGAATACGGCGGCACCCCGTACGCCCAATACGGCCGTCTGTTCGTGGCCAAGGTCGCCGTGGATGCCGGCAAGCTGGACGATGCCGCCAGCGAGCTGAAAGGCGTGGTCGACAAGCCGGCCGACGCCACCCTCGGTGAACTGGCGCGTCAGCGCCTGGCCCGCGTCCTGGCTGCCCAGGGCAAGGCCGAAGAAGGTCTGAAACTGCTCGAAGGCACTGCTGACAAGGCTTTCGTAGCCAACCGCGAAGAGCTCAAGGGCGACCTGCTGGTGCAACTCAAGCGAACCGATGAAGCCCGTGCCGCCTACGAGAAGGCCAAGGCCGCTCTGCCGGAAGACGCCGCCTCCGGCGCCCTGCAGGTGAAACTCGACGACCTGGCCAAGGGAGGCGCCTGAGATGATGCGCTGGAATCATGCGGCGCTGTTGGCGCTGACCCTGCTCGCTGTGGGCTGCAGCAGCAACAGCAAGAAAGAACTGCCGCCGGCTGAACTCACCGACATCAAGGAAGAAGTTCGCCTGGACAAACAGTGGAGCCGCTCGGTCGGTGACGGCCAGGGCGACCTCTACGAACTGCTGACGCCGGCCGTGGATGGTTCGACCATCTACGCCGCCGCTGCCGAAGGTCGCGTCATGGCCATGCAGCGCGAAAGCGGTGACGTGCTCTGGAAGAAAGACCTCGACCTGCCGATTTCCGGCGGTGTTGGCGTCGGTGGCGGCCTGGTTCTGGTCGGCACCCTGAAAGGTGACGTGGTTGCCCTGAATGCCGCCGACGGCGAGCAGAAGTGGCGGACCCGCGTGCCCAGCGAAGTGCTGTCTGCCCCGGTTACCGACGGCGACGTGGTCGTGCTGCAAACCCAGGACGACAAGCTGATCGCCCTCGACGCCAGCACCGGCAATCAGCGTTGGGTCTACGAAAACACCGTGCCCGTGCTGACCTTGCGCGGCACCGGCTCGCCGATCATCGCCGGTCGCATGGCGATCGCCGGCCTGGCCAGCGGCAAGGTAGTGGCGGTCGACCTGCAACGCGGCCTGCCGGCGTGGGAAACCCGCGTTGCCGTGCCTCAAGGTCGTTCGGAGCTGGATCGCGTAGTCGACATCGACGGCGGCCTGATCCTCGACGACAACGTGATCTACGTGGCTACCTACCAGGGCCGCGCCGCCGCGCTCGACCTGGCCAGCGGCCGCGTGCTCTGGCAGCGCGAGGCGTCGAGCTATGCCGGCGTCAGCGAAGGCATGGGCAACGTCTATGTCAGCGATGCCAGCGGCACCGTCGAGTCCCTCGACGGCCGCAGCTCCTCGTCGCTGTGGAGCAACGATGCACTGGCGCGCCGCCAGCTGTCGGCGCCGGCTGTGTTCTCCAGCAACGTCGTGGTCGGCGATCTGGAAGGTTACATCCACCTGCTGAGCCAGGTGGACGGTCGCTTCGTCGGCCGCGAGAAGGTCGACGGCGACGGCGTGCGTGTGCGCCCGCTGGTCGTGGACAAGTGGATGTACGTGTACGGCAACAGCGGCAAGCTGGTCGCCTACACCATTCGCTAAGCTGTATGTGTTACCTGCCGGCCGCTGTTCGACGACAGCGGCCGGCGCGTTTTTTTAGAAACCCTGAATTTATCTGGAGAGCCGCATGGTTCCCGTAATCGCCCTGGTGGGCCGCCCGAACGTCGGCAAGTCCACCCTGTTCAACCGCCTGACCCGCACCCGTGACGCCATCGTCGCCGAGTACGCCGGTCTGACCCGCGACCGCCAATACGGCGAGGCCAAGTGGCAGGGGGAGAAGGTCATCGTCACCGGCCCCCCCCCCCCCCGCCAATACGGCGAGGCCAAGTGGCAGGGCAAGAAGTTCATCGTCATCGATACCGGTGGTATCTCCGGTGACGAAGAGGGCATCGACGCCAAGATGGCCGAGCAGTCACTGCAGGCCATCGAAGAGGCCGATGCCGTCCTGTTCATGGTCGACTCGCGCGCGGGCCTCACCGCAGCCGACCAGATGATTGCCGAGCACCTGCGCAAGCGGAACAAGCGCAGCTTCCTGGTGGCGAACAAGGTCGACACCGTCGATCCGGATATCGCCCGCGCCGAGTTCAGCCCGCTGGGCCTTGGCCATGCGATCCCGATCGCCGCCGCCCACGGCCGCGGCATCACCCAGATGCTGCAGGAAGCCCTGGGCGACATGTTCGCTCCCGAGCCCGAGGCGCCGGAAGACAACGACCTGCCGAGCGAGCTGGAAGAAGTCGCCGAAGGCGAGGAAGCCAAGCGCATCCCCGGCCCGAGCGAGAAAGACGGCATCAAGATCGCCATCATCGGCCGCCCCAACGTCGGCAAGTCGACGCTGGTGAACCGCATGCTCGGCGAGGAGCGGGTGATCGTCTATGACCAGGCCGGCACCACCCGCGACAGCATCTACATCCCCTTCGAGCGCAACGAAGAGAAGTACACCCTGATCGACACCGCCGGCGTACGTCGCCGCGGCAAGATCTTCGAGGCGGTCGAGAAGTTCTCGGTGGTGAAGACCCTGCAGGCGATCCAGGACGCCAACGTGGTGATCTTCGTCATGGACGCCCGCGAAGGCGTGGTCGAGCACGACCTCAACCTGCTCGGCTTCGTGCTGGAGACCGGCCGCGCGCTGGTCATCGCACTGAACAAGTGGGACGGCATGGAGTCGGGCGAGCGCGAGTACGTGAAGACCGAGCTCGAGCGTCGCCTGCTGTTCGCCGACTTCGCCGACATCCATTTCATCTCGGCGCTGCACGGCACCGGCGTGGGCCACCTGTACAAGTCGGTGCAGGAATCGTTCCGCTCCGCCGTGACCCGCTGGCCGACCAGCAAGCTGACGCAGATCCTCGAGGACGCGGTGCAGACGCACCAGCCGCCGATGGTCAATGGCCGCCGCATCAAGCTGCGCTACGCCCACCTGGGCGGCGCCAACCCGCCGTTGATCGTGATCCACGGCAACCAGGTGGAGGCGGTGCCCAAGGCCTACACCCGTTACCTGGAGAAGACCTACCGTCGTGTGCTGAAGCTGGTCGGCACGCCGATCCGCATCGAGTACAAGGGCGGCGACAACCCGTTCGAGGGCAAGAAGACCCAGCTCACCGATCGCCAGGTCAACAAGAAGCGCCGCCTGATGTCGCACCACAAGAAGGCCGAGAAGAAGAAGAAGGACAAGCGCAAGTAACGCGCCCCCTCTTCTCGTAGGATGGGTTGAGGCACGAAACCCATGCTGGGTTCGCTCACCCCATCCTACCGGCGTGTGACCGATAGGATGGGGCTGCTTCCCGCTTCAGGCGTCGGGCTTTAAGCTAGGCAACCCTCTTTGCCTGCAGCCCTCCGCCATGCTCACCAGCAAACTGCCCAACGTCGGCACCACCATCTTCACCCGCATGTCGCAGCTCGCCGCCGAGTGCGGTGCGCTCAACCTGTCCCAGGGCTTCCCCGACTTCGACGGTCCTGCCGCACTGCGCGAAGCGGTAGGGCGGCACGTCATGGCTGGACACAACCAGTACTGTCCGATGACCGGCCTGCCGGCGCTGCGCGAGCAGGTGGCGGCCAAGGTCGCGAGCTTCTATGGCCGCACTGTCAGCGCTGACACCGAGGTGACCATCACCCCCGGCGCGACCGAGGCGATCTTCTGCGCGGTGCAGGCGCTGATCCGCCCCGGCGACGAAGCCATCGTCCTCGACCCTTGCTACGACAGCTACGAGCCATCGGTGGAGCTGGCCGGCGGCCGTTGCGTGCATGTCGCCCTGAGCCTGCCTGAGTTCCGCATCGACTGGCAGCGCCTGGCCGACGCCATCACCCCGCGCACCCGCGTGATCTTCCTCAACAGCCCGCACAACCCCAGCGGTGCGCTGATCGATCGCGAAGACCTGGACCGCCTGGCTGCGCTCATTCGCGACCGCGAGATATATGTCATCAGCGACGAGGTCTACGAACACCTGATCTATGACGGCGTACAACACGCCAGCGTGCTCGCCCATGACGAGCTGTACCCACGCGCGTTTGTCATCAGTTCCTTTGGCAAGACCTACCACGTCACCGGCTGGAAGACCGGCTACGTGGTGGCGCCGCCGGCGCTGACCGCCGAGCTGCGCAAGATTCACCAGTACGTGAACTTCTGCGGCGTGACCCCGCTGCAGTACGCACTGGCCGACTTCATGGCCGCGCACCCCGAGCACCTGCGCGAGCTGCCGGGCTTCTACCAGGCCAAGCGCGACCTGTTCTGCGACCTGCTCGGCGGCTCGCGCTTCCAGTTCCGGCGCGCCGCCGGCACCTACTTCCAGGTGGTCGACTACTCGGCGATCCGCCCGGACCTGGACGACGTGGCCATGGCCGAATGGCTGACCCGCGAACATGGCGTGGCGGCGATTCCGGTCTCGGTGTTCTACCAGCAGGCCCCGGCAGACATGCGCCTGGTGCGCTTCTGCTTCGCCAAGAAAGAGGAGACGCTGCGCCAGGCGGCGGAGAAGCTATGCGCGATCTGAATCAACTGCCCGACCTGAAGCTGGCCCTGGTACAGACCACCCTGGCCTGGCACGACGCGCCAGCCAACCGCGCGCACTTCACCGCATTGCTGGAGCAGGCACGAGGCGCCGACCTGGTGATCCTGCCGGAGATGTTCACCACCGGCTTTTCCATGGACTCCTCGGCACTGGCCGAGGCGGAGGAGGGCGAGACCTACTCCTGGCTGCGCGAACAGGCCGCACGCCTGGATGCGGTAGTGACCGGCAGCGTGATCGTCCGCGCTGCAGACGGCAGCCATCGCAACCGCCTGCTCTGGGCGCGCCCGGATGGCGAGATCCTGCACTACGACAAGCGCCACCTGTTCCGCATGGCCGGTGAGCACAAGCATTACAGCGCCGGGGAAAACCAGGCGGTGTTCGAGTGCAAGGGTTGGCGGGTGCGCCCGCTGATCTGCTACGACCTGCGCTTCCCGGCCTGGAGCCGCGACGCCCAGGACACCGACCTGCTGCTGTACACGGCGAACTGGCCGGCGGCCCGCCGCCTGCACTGGAACCGCCTGCTGCCGGCCAGGGCCATCGAGAACCTGTGCTACGTCGCGGCGGTGAACCGCGTTGGTGAAGACGGCAAGGGCCACGCCTATTCCGGCGATAGCCAGGTGCTCGACTTCCAGGGCGACTACCTGCTGGAACCCGGCGCGGCCGACGGCGTATTCCACGTCAACCTCTCGGCGCAAGCGCTGGCTGCCTACCGCGAGCGCTTCCCGGCCTATCTCGACGCGGACCGTTTCGTCATCGAGCCCTGAGCGGGGTCGCGAGCAAGCTCGCTCCTGCAGGGATATCCCGCTTTTCGTAGGAGCGAGCTTGCCCGCGAACTGCCGTTTCAATAGGCGCTAGCCGCATCCAGCCTGTGGATATCCTCCAGGCTCAGTTTCAGCCGTGTCGCCGCGATCAGGTCCGGCAACTGGTCGAGGTTCGAGGCGCTGGCGATGGGGGCGGTAATGCTTGGGCGGGCCATCAGCCAGGCGAGGGATACCTGGGTCGGCGTGGCGTCGTATTCCTCGGCCACTTCGTCCAGGGCGGCCAGCAGGGTTACGCCGCGCTCGTTCAGGTAACCCTTGACCTTGTCGGCGCGGGCCGCGCTCTTGTCGAGGTCCTCGCGGCTGCGGTACTTGCCGCTGAGGAAGCCGCCGGCCAGGGCGTAGTAGCAGATCACGCCGATGCCCAGCTCCTGCACCACCGGTTCCAGGCGCGTCTCGTAGTCGGCGCGGTCGTAGAGGTTGTAGTTCGGCTGCAGAGAGTGGTAGCAGGGCGCGCCCAGCTGGTCGGCGATGGTCTTCGCTTCGCGCAGGCGGCGGGCGTCGTAGTTGGAGGCGCCTATCACCCGCACCTTGCCCTTCTGCGCCAGGTTGGCGAAGGCGTCCAGGGTTTCCTCGAGCGGGGTATGCGTATCGTCACAGTGGGCTTGGTAGAGGTCGATGTAGTCGGTCTGCAGGCGCTGCAGCGAGCGTTCGACAGCCTGTTCGATGTAGGCGGGGGCGAGGCCCTTGAAGCCGTTGCCCATGTCCATGCCGACCTTGGTGGCGAGGATCATGTCGTTGCGTTTGCCGGTTTTCTTCAGCCATTTGCCGATCAGGGTTTCCGACTCGCCGCCGGCATGGCCGGGCACCCAGCGCGAGTAGACGTCGGCGGTGTCGATGCAGGTCAACCCGGCTTCGTGCAGGGCGTCCAGCAGGCGGAAGGACGTGGCTTCGTCGGCGGTCCAGCCGAATACGTTGCCGCCGAACACCAGCGGTGGAATGGCCAGCCCGGAGCGGCCTAGTTCGCGAAGGTTCACCTGTCGTTCCTCCCTACTGCGTTGTGGTCGATCCAGCATAGACCTTCAGACATGGTTGACAGACCCATCCTACGCTGCGCACTATCGGGCCCTCATTCGCGCAACGGACTTCCCATGTCCCTCTCTCTCGACCACTCGCTTCCGCTCCCGGGCTCCTTCGCCCAGGTTTGCGCGTGCGTCGCCGTTGCCAAGAAATCGAAGAAACAGTCGCTCATTTGACCGGGGCGTGCTGTCCCGTCAGATGGGCTGACAGGACAAGCGCAAGGTCGAACACTTCCCCCGCATGATTCCCGCACCCTCCCTGACGGCGACCAGACGGTCAGCCACAAGGAGTTTTCGCATGTCGTCGTTTCGTGGAATCTGGGTAGCCCTGGTAACGCCGTTCCGGGCCGGGGAAATCGACTTCGCCGCATTGCAGGCGCTGGTCGGCAAGTTGCTGGAGGACGGCGTCGCCGGCTTCGTGGTCTGCGGCACCACCGGCGAGGCCGCAGCGCTGAGCCATGCCGAGCAGCTCGCCGTGCTCGACGCGGTGCTGCAATGGGTGCCGTCGCAGCGAGTGATCATGGGCCTGGCCGGCAACAACCTGCGCGAGCTGCTGGCCTTCCAGCAGGAGGTCCAGCAGCGTCCGCTTGCCGGCGTCCTGGTGCCTGCGCCTTACTACATTCGACCGTCGCAGCAGGGGCTGGAGGCTTTCTTCCGCCAGGTCGCCGATGCGTCCACGGTGCCCGTGGTGCTCTACGACATTCCCTATCGCACCGGCGTGCGCATCGAGCGTGAAACCCTGCGGCGCATCGTCCGGCATCCGCGCATTGCGGCGATCAAGGACTGCGGCGGCGATGCGGAAACCACCATGGCGCTGATCGCCGACGGCAATGTCGAGGTGCTTGCCGGCGAGGATGTGCAGATTTTCGGCAACCTCTGCCTGGGCGGCGCGGGGGCGATTTCCGCTTCGGCGCATGTGCGCGCCGACCTGTATGTACACATGCAGCGGCTGGTGGAAGAGGGCGATCTGCCGGGCGCACGGCGCACCTTCTATCGCCTGCTGCCGTGGATGCAGGCGGCCTTCGCCGAGCCCAATCCGGCGGCGGTCAAGGCGGCGCTGGCACTGCAGGGGCAGATCGATGACGAGCTGCGCGAGCCCATGCAGCGTTGCGCGCCGGCGACCCTGGAGCGCCTGCACGGGGTGCTGGCCACACTGGCCGATTGACGGGAAAGGCGCCGCCGCCATGGCTTTGGCCTATCATGGCGGCCTTCTCAAGCGGAGCACGACCATGACCGACCACACCCTCTACCTGCTCGACCAGCTCGAAATGGCCGACATGCTGCTGATCGACGGCCTGCACGCCTGGCAGTTCGAGCTCGACGAGGCGCTGCTCGACCGCGCCGAAGCCGCAGCCGATGCGGGCGAGCCCTTCGCCAGCGAAGAGGTGGTATTGCGCGTGGAGGTCGTCGACGGGCGCGATCGCCGTCAATGGCAGTTCACCTACAACGAGGTGATGGAAGCGCAGCATCAGGCCGAAGACGACAGTTGGATCCTGCTGCAGGGCGAGCAGGAGCACCGCTTGTGCTGCCTTGGGGCCCATTCGGCCAGCGGCGAGGATGACTGAGCAGTTTGAAGCAGGGCCGAGGGATCGTCCCGCAGGCGCTGCCTGATTTCGATCCTGCAAAAAAACAGCCCCGGACAGCGAACTGCCCGGGGCGAGGGGGACTGCGGTAGGACCGGGCTTACGCCGCCTTGGCGTGGCCCAGCGTCACCGCGCGGTTCAGCGCGCTGAACAGGGCGCGGAAGCTGGCGGTGGTGATGTTTTCGTCGATGCCGATGCCGTGCAGCGAGCGGCCGCCTTCGACGCGCAGCTCGATGTAGGCTGCGGCGCGCGCGGTGGTTCCGGCGCCGATGGCGTGCTCGTTGTAGTCCATGATCTCGACGTCGACCGGCAGCGCGGCGACCAGGGCTTCCAGGGTGCCTTTGCCCTTGCCGTGCCAGCGGTGTTGTTCACCCTTGTGCACCACGTCGATGTCGATGGCGCAGATGCCGTTTTCTTCCTGCAGGCGGTAGTTCTTCAGCGCGAAGGGCGTGACGACTTGCAGGTATTCGGCTTCCAGCAGGGCGTAGATCTGCTCGGCGGTCATCTCCAGGCCCAGGCGATCGGTCTCGTTCTGCACGACCTGGCTGAACTCGATCTGCATGCGGCGCGGCAGGCTGATGCCGTATTCCTGTTCGAGCAGGAAGGTGATGCCGCCCTTGCCGGACTGGCTGTTCACGCGGATCACCGCTTCGTAGCTGCGGCCGATGTCGGCCGGGTCGATCGGCAGGTACGGCACTTCCCACACGGCATCGTCCTTCTGCTGGGCGAAGCCCTTGCGGATGGCGTCCTGGTGCGAGCCGGAGAAGGCGGTGTGGACCAGGTCGCCGACGTACGGGTGACGCGGGTGCACCGGAATCTGGTTGCACTCTTCGACCACCTTGCGCACGGCGTCGATGTCGGAGAAGTCCAGCTGCGGGTCGATGCCCTGGGTGTACATGTTCAGCGCCATGGTCACCAGGCAGAGGTTGCCGGTGCGCTCGCCGTTGCCGAACAGGCAGCCTTCGACGCGGTCGGCGCCGGCCATCAGCGCCAGTTCCGAAGCGGCTACACCGGTGCCACGGTCATTGTGGGTGTGCAGGCTGAGCAGCACGCTGTCGCGCTTGTCGATGTGGCGGCCGAACCACTCGATCTGGTCGGCGTAGTTGTTCGGGGTGGCGCACTCGATGGTGGCGGGCAGGTTGAGGATCAGGCGGTTGGCCGGGGTCGGCTGGAACACGTCGATCACTGCGTTGCACACCTCGACGGCGAAGTCTGTCTCGGTCGAGCTGAAGACTTCCGGCGAGTACTCGAAGCCCCACTGGGTCTCAGGCGCGGCATCGGCCAGGCGCTTGATGGTCTTGCCGGCGGCCACGGCGATGGCTTTCACGCCGGCCTTGTCCTGGTTGAAGACGATCTTGCGGAAGCTCGGTGCGCAGGCGTTGTAGTAGTGGACGATGGCGCGCTTGGCGCCCTTCAGCGACTCGAAGGTGCGCTCGATGAGGTCGTCACGGGCCTGGGTCAGCACCTGGATG is a genomic window of Pseudomonas knackmussii B13 containing:
- a CDS encoding YfgM family protein, whose protein sequence is MTTRTEEEQLADIKDWWQRNGSPLLTGAALALVVVFGWKAWTKYQANQAQGASILYQELVESSLTPSGKPDTARVAELAGKLTSEYGGTPYAQYGRLFVAKVAVDAGKLDDAASELKGVVDKPADATLGELARQRLARVLAAQGKAEEGLKLLEGTADKAFVANREELKGDLLVQLKRTDEARAAYEKAKAALPEDAASGALQVKLDDLAKGGA
- the bamB gene encoding outer membrane protein assembly factor BamB translates to MMRWNHAALLALTLLAVGCSSNSKKELPPAELTDIKEEVRLDKQWSRSVGDGQGDLYELLTPAVDGSTIYAAAAEGRVMAMQRESGDVLWKKDLDLPISGGVGVGGGLVLVGTLKGDVVALNAADGEQKWRTRVPSEVLSAPVTDGDVVVLQTQDDKLIALDASTGNQRWVYENTVPVLTLRGTGSPIIAGRMAIAGLASGKVVAVDLQRGLPAWETRVAVPQGRSELDRVVDIDGGLILDDNVIYVATYQGRAAALDLASGRVLWQREASSYAGVSEGMGNVYVSDASGTVESLDGRSSSSLWSNDALARRQLSAPAVFSSNVVVGDLEGYIHLLSQVDGRFVGREKVDGDGVRVRPLVVDKWMYVYGNSGKLVAYTIR
- the der gene encoding ribosome biogenesis GTPase Der, whose translation is MVPVIALVGRPNVGKSTLFNRLTRTRDAIVAEYAGLTRDRQYGEAKWQGEKVIVTGPPPPRQYGEAKWQGKKFIVIDTGGISGDEEGIDAKMAEQSLQAIEEADAVLFMVDSRAGLTAADQMIAEHLRKRNKRSFLVANKVDTVDPDIARAEFSPLGLGHAIPIAAAHGRGITQMLQEALGDMFAPEPEAPEDNDLPSELEEVAEGEEAKRIPGPSEKDGIKIAIIGRPNVGKSTLVNRMLGEERVIVYDQAGTTRDSIYIPFERNEEKYTLIDTAGVRRRGKIFEAVEKFSVVKTLQAIQDANVVIFVMDAREGVVEHDLNLLGFVLETGRALVIALNKWDGMESGEREYVKTELERRLLFADFADIHFISALHGTGVGHLYKSVQESFRSAVTRWPTSKLTQILEDAVQTHQPPMVNGRRIKLRYAHLGGANPPLIVIHGNQVEAVPKAYTRYLEKTYRRVLKLVGTPIRIEYKGGDNPFEGKKTQLTDRQVNKKRRLMSHHKKAEKKKKDKRK
- a CDS encoding pyridoxal phosphate-dependent aminotransferase; translated protein: MLTSKLPNVGTTIFTRMSQLAAECGALNLSQGFPDFDGPAALREAVGRHVMAGHNQYCPMTGLPALREQVAAKVASFYGRTVSADTEVTITPGATEAIFCAVQALIRPGDEAIVLDPCYDSYEPSVELAGGRCVHVALSLPEFRIDWQRLADAITPRTRVIFLNSPHNPSGALIDREDLDRLAALIRDREIYVISDEVYEHLIYDGVQHASVLAHDELYPRAFVISSFGKTYHVTGWKTGYVVAPPALTAELRKIHQYVNFCGVTPLQYALADFMAAHPEHLRELPGFYQAKRDLFCDLLGGSRFQFRRAAGTYFQVVDYSAIRPDLDDVAMAEWLTREHGVAAIPVSVFYQQAPADMRLVRFCFAKKEETLRQAAEKLCAI
- a CDS encoding amidohydrolase gives rise to the protein MRDLNQLPDLKLALVQTTLAWHDAPANRAHFTALLEQARGADLVILPEMFTTGFSMDSSALAEAEEGETYSWLREQAARLDAVVTGSVIVRAADGSHRNRLLWARPDGEILHYDKRHLFRMAGEHKHYSAGENQAVFECKGWRVRPLICYDLRFPAWSRDAQDTDLLLYTANWPAARRLHWNRLLPARAIENLCYVAAVNRVGEDGKGHAYSGDSQVLDFQGDYLLEPGAADGVFHVNLSAQALAAYRERFPAYLDADRFVIEP
- a CDS encoding aldo/keto reductase, which produces MNLRELGRSGLAIPPLVFGGNVFGWTADEATSFRLLDALHEAGLTCIDTADVYSRWVPGHAGGESETLIGKWLKKTGKRNDMILATKVGMDMGNGFKGLAPAYIEQAVERSLQRLQTDYIDLYQAHCDDTHTPLEETLDAFANLAQKGKVRVIGASNYDARRLREAKTIADQLGAPCYHSLQPNYNLYDRADYETRLEPVVQELGIGVICYYALAGGFLSGKYRSREDLDKSAARADKVKGYLNERGVTLLAALDEVAEEYDATPTQVSLAWLMARPSITAPIASASNLDQLPDLIAATRLKLSLEDIHRLDAASAY
- the dapA gene encoding 4-hydroxy-tetrahydrodipicolinate synthase, coding for MSSFRGIWVALVTPFRAGEIDFAALQALVGKLLEDGVAGFVVCGTTGEAAALSHAEQLAVLDAVLQWVPSQRVIMGLAGNNLRELLAFQQEVQQRPLAGVLVPAPYYIRPSQQGLEAFFRQVADASTVPVVLYDIPYRTGVRIERETLRRIVRHPRIAAIKDCGGDAETTMALIADGNVEVLAGEDVQIFGNLCLGGAGAISASAHVRADLYVHMQRLVEEGDLPGARRTFYRLLPWMQAAFAEPNPAAVKAALALQGQIDDELREPMQRCAPATLERLHGVLATLAD
- a CDS encoding DUF5629 family protein, with protein sequence MTDHTLYLLDQLEMADMLLIDGLHAWQFELDEALLDRAEAAADAGEPFASEEVVLRVEVVDGRDRRQWQFTYNEVMEAQHQAEDDSWILLQGEQEHRLCCLGAHSASGEDD
- the leuA gene encoding 2-isopropylmalate synthase; this translates as MTMLKDPSKKYRPFTQITLPDRTWPDKVIDKAPIWLSTDLRDGNQSLIEPMDAEKKMRFFKCLVQVGLKEIEVGFPSASQTDFDFVRELIEGGHIPDDVTIQVLTQARDDLIERTFESLKGAKRAIVHYYNACAPSFRKIVFNQDKAGVKAIAVAAGKTIKRLADAAPETQWGFEYSPEVFSSTETDFAVEVCNAVIDVFQPTPANRLILNLPATIECATPNNYADQIEWFGRHIDKRDSVLLSLHTHNDRGTGVAASELALMAGADRVEGCLFGNGERTGNLCLVTMALNMYTQGIDPQLDFSDIDAVRKVVEECNQIPVHPRHPYVGDLVHTAFSGSHQDAIRKGFAQQKDDAVWEVPYLPIDPADIGRSYEAVIRVNSQSGKGGITFLLEQEYGISLPRRMQIEFSQVVQNETDRLGLEMTAEQIYALLEAEYLQVVTPFALKNYRLQEENGICAIDIDVVHKGEQHRWHGKGKGTLEALVAALPVDVEIMDYNEHAIGAGTTARAAAYIELRVEGGRSLHGIGIDENITTASFRALFSALNRAVTLGHAKAA